One Coregonus clupeaformis isolate EN_2021a chromosome 36, ASM2061545v1, whole genome shotgun sequence genomic window, GAATGATAAATGTGCTGCTCAATCTTGCAAATCTGTAAGAAAATGAGGGAACAGTTTTAAGGGCATCAAAGTATCCCACTACTAGTGGATACTGAAGGTAATCCTGCCAATTAGATAAAATGAGCTTTGTTCAATAATCTGcatggttacctgtgtgtttaacactgccaTCTCTCTCACCAGCATCCGTCCAGCATGGGTAAGATAATAAGTTGGCTGCAGTGTTACAGACTATTACAAAAAtagggaatatgtttacagaaatTTATTTTCATATTGTTCTACAGAAAGCATCATGTTTATGTTTAAGTTACATAAACCCTAAAGAccagagagtatcagaatggatggacttacagcgctgggaacccacagaggaccagaccaagggattaaagccagacaggtccgctgcccaacctcctcatccacatactaaggaacaagacaggatcaatttaaaagtcagtttgaatgatagacaGGTACCTATAGGTCTGAAAGACTGCTATAGGGAGGATCGCAAGAGGAGGCTACTGCAATGATAGATAGTCTGAGACCTACACAGGTCTGTGTTGAAATGTTAAGGAAACATGTCTGAAGTACCTGCCTATGAATGGCTACCTCTTCAATTTGAGAGGACAGTTCCTCCCATACCATCCTGCTAGCAGGAGATGATGATAATGTGCTGCTCCATCTGTGAAAATCTGAAGAAAATGAGGGAACAGCTTTAAGGATATCAAAGTATTCCCCTACTAGTGGATACTGAAGGTAATTCTGCCCTATTAGATCAGATGAGCTATTGTCAATAATCTGcatggttacctgtgtgtttaacactgccatctctctcaccagcatcctccCAGCGTGGGTAAGGTAATAAGttggctgcagtttgacaggctaTTAAAAAagggaatatgtttacagaaatTTATTTCCAGTATTCTTCTAGAAAAGCAGTCATGTTTATGTTTAAGTCCCCTAAAGACcaaagagtatcagaatggatggacttacagcgtttgaaacccacagaggtccagaccaagggattaaagccagacagggctgctgccgaacctcctcatccacgtactaaggaacaagacaggatcaaattaaaagtcagtttgaatgatagacaggtagcctataggtCTGACAGACTGCTATAGGGAGGATCACAAGAGGAGGCTACTGCATGATAGATTCTGAGACACTACACAGGTCTGTGTTGAAAGGTTAAGGAAACATCTGAGGTACCTGCATATGAATGGCTACCTGTTCATTTTGAGAGGACAGTTCATTCCATACCATCCTCCTAGCAGGAGTGAAACAGATGAAAATGGGCTGCTCCACTGTGAATATCtgtgagaaaatgagggaacgaACATCAAAGTATTTCACTACCGTAGTGGATACTGAAGGTAATCCTGCCTATTAGATCAGATGAGCTTTGTCCAATAATCTGCATGGTTACCTGCGtgtttaacactgccagctctctcaccagcatcctccCAGCATGGGTAAGGTAATATGTTGGCTGCAGTTATAAAAAAtagggaatatgtttacagaaatgtatttccatATTGTTCTTCAGAAAACGTCATGTTTATGTTTAAAGTACATAAACCAGTTTTAAGACCAGAGAGAAGACcaaagagtatcagaatggatggacttacagagctgggaacccacagaggtccagaccaagggattaaagccagacagggccGGTGCCCAACCTCCTCAACCACATACTAAGGAAGAAAATCAGGATCAATTTATGAGTCAGTAAAATGACAGTTTGAATGACAGATTGTTATTGAACCAATCCTGCTAATGAAGCAGTATTgttatagcctgggtgccagtctgtttcagctCTCTGTCCACTCCTTATGGGATTGTGATGCCAATATCATATTGCCACGATGgaattggcaagagagcagaaagacTGGCACCCAAGCTATTGATAGGCCTGCAGCATTCTTACCTGAACAAGGACTGGGTCCTCCTGGTCCAGGGTGGGCTCATTATCTTTATGAAAAACAATAAAGGATTGTTTTCTCTAAGTTTAAGAAATACTAGCTACAAGACACCAGACATCTGTCCATGTAGTTAGGCTGATCATATATTTActtgtgttttatattgtatgacatcaaatgtatttatgtgtctGCATAATGTACCAACATGTTCAATTAAACCTAAAGCAACGGTTTGGTTTCAAAGGAGcaagtttgtttgttgttgttaatctagggctacactgtaaaaaatgtaatCACCATGTGTGCtacctaaatgacaccctattccctatttagtgcactacttttgaccagcgccttTTAACCATAgaactatgggtcctggtcaaaataagaaatagggtattgggtggcatttgggactatTACTATGTAGACATTGTCAAATATGTAAACTTACCCTCCTCAACCGTGACAACACGGTCCACGCTCTCCACGGTGGCCAGTGCATCCTCACCGATACCGTAATATTTGCTATAAAAGTAGACTGCCGAACCGGTCGCAAACAACAGGCCAGCTGCACACAGAAGCGACCTCTCGCGGAGGAATCTCAGCGGGGTCGCTGTCAACAAACGACTGAACATAGACCTACTCATTATCGCTCTACATACTGCAGTGATTTTGACTGAGTTCAAAACCATCTGACAATTCTTTCTTAGAATTACAGGGTTTTATAGGGACCATTAATACGTCAAAGTCTTCCATAAGTCATGGTTGGCTATGTCACAATGGGATAAACATGTTTATCAAACTGATTAAAAAACACTCAACAGTGACATCAATTAAATTGAATTTTGAGCATGATTTGGGAGTTTATACAATTGTAAACTATGAAACCATTGTTTAGAGAACAGTAGGAGTATAACCATTTAGAAAATACTGTATCTATGGCTCTGAGTAGGAGTAGAAGGGACAGCGTCACAATGCGCTCGCCATGGTTCTGAAAAAGAACGTTGCTGCGTTCATCAGCTCTGTGATGTTCTAGGCGGAGACACTCACTGAACCACTCACTTTCACGTTCAAGGTGTCAAAGCGTTCAACCAACATGCATTGGACTAAAACATCATTCAAATAGTTACTAAAAAGCCTACAGATatgtt contains:
- the LOC121552152 gene encoding uncharacterized protein LOC121552152: MVLNSVKITAVCRAIMSRSMFSRLLTATPLRFLRERSLLCAAGLLFATGSAVYFYSKYYGIGEDALATVESVDRVVTVEEDNEPTLDQEDPVLVQYVVEEVGHRPCLALIPWSGPLWVPSSPTYYLTHAGRMLVRELAVLNTQIFTVEQPIFICFTPARRMVWNELSSQNEQYVDEEVGHRSCLALIPWSGPLCVPIFPVFSKAKPVYYLTRAGRMLVTELAVLNTQTSKLVIEEPTIHLTEAGRLVLDELSAPSDSHSQPNREDSGFPL